The segment atgaaaaaaatgaggAAGATTTTGgtaatgattataataacgATGAGacttttattaaatatgaCAACAGTTGTTTAGCagaattaaatattataaactGTAAAGATGACGAAGAGGCTGACGAATTTATTCAAAAGGATCCTTATATGCGATCCTGTTTTTATGATAGTATTTTTGTGTGTGAAGCAGCTGAGTTAAGTCCccatataaaatattctgAGGCATATATGCCTAAATTAAGATCAAAAGTTAATTACAAATATGAATTAGATACAGATTTGAATCCTACGGAATGCTTAGAGAATAAGCCTGAGTATTTAGGGAATAGACGTTTGGATGGTAAGggtttaaataattataataaagttgattttgatatattagatacatttataaaattgaaGTATACTAATCAGGAGGTACAATTAGAAGATTCTACctataatgaaaatgataagTTCAGAGAATATAatggaaaaaaagaagaattaaGAGATtcaagaaaaaatgaacaagAGTATACTGAAACGTTGAGAAATAACAGTATGATTATTAATTTGgagaataataaaaaaatggataTTACTAAGAATGATGAACAGATAGGTAAGAGTTATATATcttcatataataacatttttgGAAATcgaaaaaataaatatgttttaaaatCTGATAATAATGGTGGTAAGAATTATAGGATAAAGATTGTGGATTATGATAATGATTATATGGATTATCTGTGTAATGTtcaagaaaataaaatattatatgtgaAGAACAagtacaaaataaatatattacataataatagaaataaagaaaagtatgaaaataatgataatattgagaataattcttatcatcatatatatgatacTTTAAATGAGGATAAGAAAAATCCCTTCattaataaagaaaaggaTATCATATTAATTGACAATTCTTTACAATTTTTtgatcatatattttttaaagattATTTATCAgattatgtatatatatccttACCTCCAGGAGAATATATTGAAGATCCTTATACAATTAaggatgaaaaaaattatgaatttacaagatttaataattctttagCGTCACAAGATGATTTTTTGAAAAGACAAAATTATCTTCCAAGTTTTTTAAAAGGTATATGGTTAAAAAAAGATCACTccaaaattttattttatgataaacaaaataatgcATTATTATTTGGAACTGGTATTGATAAAACATTTTCTTGGAATAAAAAAGtggataataaaataatgaaaagagcattaataaatatggaGATAGCTCTCgaaaaaataaggaaaGGAAGTTCAGTTATACATGAGGATGATATAACTATTCATAATGAAACTGAAAGAATTCAGAAAGAATATACTGACCCTTATAcatcttttaaaaaaagatttaCGTCTGTGCATAATCATCTTCAGACATCAGATGGGTACAAGGATATGAAGCCTCCCCCTGGTATTTTCAAACATGtggaaaaattatatatatagattaattaatatataaatataaaaaaaaaaaaaaaatatatatatatatatatatattatatccatatgtatattttctttccatatgtatattttctttcCATATTTTTGTAGGACTGGAATATCTAAATCCGCTCATTTGGGATAAGACACCAGATGAACACAAAAAGTTAATCCTAGATACAGACAAAGTTCAAGAGATCCATTCAAAATTTCTTAAAAAACTTGAACTATATAAAGTATCGATAGACGATGATCCTTTTATTCAAAAGGTTCCTTCAGAAAGTGATCTTTTAAATCATTCAGATAAGGTTAATATtgaaattttataaaatgtgTAAACAAGTGTACACTTTTTTAAAGTTcctttattaattttttttttgttaaatttttatgttcattatatgcgcacatacatacatataaatataataaatataaataaataaatatatatatatatatatatatatatatatatgtgtatatttatttatttttttttttttgtaaattaaaaaaataaaaaaaataaaaattttaacatacatataattttgtacatttatatttgaaGGGTAACTTCCTTTTTagtaaaaatttttttttccctgacatcattttttttatttttatttttttatttttatttttttatttttattttttttattttttttatttttattttttttatttttattgttttttttatttttattaattttttataaacataacTTGTGGAAATGATTGTggaatattttttgaatataaaaaatagcATTTTGCATTTCCTtgataaattttaaaaatgagTAATACATTTTCTTGGTTTCTTTTCTACATAAGAGTATATATAAGGGTAcaagaaaattataataagcAAATAAGActataaagaaaaaatgcACATTCatagataataatgaatttGTATCACTCCAATAAGGTGCTTGAATATTctgaaaataaatatcaaAGTTTGAGAAATATTTTTGGCAATGATTTAATGTTgtatgaataaaatataagaagGTTTGATGAATTCTTGATATATCTAAATATTCTACTAagaatttaaaataaatatataaataatttaaaaatgcttttttattcattatatatatactatatttcatttgtagttctaaatattttattgtttttacataaacattttctttagataatttatttgtttttatatctGTATCTTGTTTATTCCAGGTTTGTAAGCAATTAAAAATATCTGggaaatttttatatacaaatttattaaatactGTAAAAGGACGTGGaacattatcatcatcaaCATATGGTTTGTCTTTTAAAGACAAAttcttcattttattattatgtcccttctttttaatttgttctttactattattattttttttattatttgatgaactctcctttttctttccctttctttttccttttctaCCATCTCTTTCTTCacttttgtttttttccTTCTTCACTTGGATTCCTAAGGTAGAGTTGTTACAAACGGGAGGAATAGGATGTGATACATCAAGTGGCATATCAAGTGGCATATCAGGGGACATATCAGGCGACACATCTTGTGACATATCAGGAGACATATCAGGCGACACATCTTGTGACATATCAGGGGACACATCTTGTGACATATCAAGTGACACATCTTGTGACATATCAACAGACGTATCAGACAAAAAATTCGATGATGCTATATCATGGAACTCTTCAGATTCCTCATCAGATTCCAAATTACAAGATTGTGCTGTTAATATATCAGATGTAATATCATTCGATGATGAATATGATGAACTAAAAAAATCATTGTGAtcattttgatttattaaagAGTTGGATTGTGTTCCTGTTAAAAAGGATGAAGACAATGTTGCTGGTAATGAATTTGTTCTTATTAATTTAGGACGTATGAATGATGGGTTTAGATTATTTGGttcatattcattataagaaacctgattatatatatcttgtattttattatgatcTTCTAAATgtatactatatatattatcatcttcCTTAAGtgtttcattatttaatttctttGAAACATTATAATAGTTCTTCATAAAATAGGAAgctttatttttttctttttccttttcttcggtattataaaaatgttgtGTATCATCTATGATTTGTACACTATCTACgttttctttatttattttatagtTCATGTTATGTTCATTACGTTCTCGTAGTTGAAcgttatttttattatctttgTTATCTTTGTTATCTTTGTTATCTTTGTTTACTTCATCAGCATGTTCACGTTCAAGATAATCTTGAAAATAatcttctttattatttttaattttttttatttttctttcagataataataattttttcaaatcgaaattatatatgttaaaaaagTTTCCATAAGTAAAAACATTTCTCATCCCTCTTTTTTGTATTTGTTGTAAATTGtcaaataaatgaatattcttaccatataaataatgttcCTTATCTAAATGTCTGCTAAATATCAACTGATTACATTCTTTATTCATCTTTTCTTTCTCATAAAGTAAATCATCAACAAAAGGAGAATTTAATTTTGCATCTTTGTAACCTCTCCACCTTAACGTTCTTCGTCTCTCATGATGtttatgataatgatgatcatcatgtgaatatatatgtttttctATATCGGAATGGCACTGCTCATAGatattatcatcacatgtattatcatcataaatattatcacCACACATATTACCACCACACATATTACCACCACACATATTATCACCACACATATTACCACCACACATATTATCACCACACATATTATCACCACACATATTATCACCACACATATTATCACCACACATATTATCACCACACATATTATCACCAAGGTAATCTTCTTCGGTGTCGTCTTTTCCATGTCGTAAATCAATATCGCAATATAAAGACTTgtcataataaatattatccAGACGTGATATAAGGGTTATACCATTATTCTGAGATATATGTTCATTCAATTCAATAAAACGTTCATCCTTATCTTTTATCATTAGATTTCTTCTTATTAAGTATATATGtccattttttaaaaaaatatatatacacatgtaactataaaaaaaggattttttcctatatataaaatcatatattaaatcatatccatgtatatttttattaaaatattcatttatataacttttttttcctaatgctacattttttgttttcatttttttgtttcgtttttcattattaatcAAATTTATATCAGCACCACTTTTAGATATGGGCATACGtcttaatatatgaaattgATTCATATCGTTACAACATGATGGCCTTAAAgaatttttcatatttatataattcttagTACCAATTAAAGGTGCGTAAGGTTTTAAttgtgtatattttttattatatattttcttattcattttggtttttaataatgaatTGGAAGGactataattattattattaaatatattttttttatttatatattttttaatgttaTAACTTTTGCGACGACTACACTTATTATTACtgtcattattattgtcataattattgtcattattattattattattattaccatttgtaatatattttttttttttattattattatttaaaaatgtaatttGATTTAATCCCAagttattataatcattaaaagaatgtacattcatattatttaataatatacgattttcattttgattattataaaatgttatatattttattaattttttaatttctttaatatttggtttattttttattacatcattttttttttttttttttttgtttttcttaTCATCTATAAAACTAATATGattgtttttctttatattatttccaGTTTGATCATTTTCTAATTTAGTTTTTATatgtgtttttttttttggaagTAAAAATTGATTCTTATAATTTCTTAAATATGATTTTTGCTTCTTTCCTATAGATATATTGTTTTCTAACTTTTCAATAATACtcatatttatacattCAACACTTGTATTTAATTCCGATATActaaaagaatataataatgttataatactataattataaaattgatatatataatataaaccatttatattatatatataaaaaaatatatacatattattattatctaaataaaatgtttttattatatttattccACACACATTTTCTAAAGGTATCAGGAAAttatctaataataatttgctctctaaattatatatacttaataatgatgtatcacatgtattattatttgttattatatatatataataattgtcAAAGATATAATTAATCATTCTCCCTAATAACTCATCTTGccataatatattataatcattatatatatggttATTTTGGgttatttttcctttttctttttcttttttttttttttttattaaagCATTTTCATGTAAACAAGATATACGACAATTTTCATATCTATTGTCTAgaatgaatattttatccataatttttttataatgtacattttctatattattacaattatccttttctttttttatcatcttttcattcgtattttttatattataattatcatctttttctttattattattattattattattatttttatttttatttttatttttttttttttttttcatctcATTCTTCTTATGTTTCTTTATATCACGCATTTCTTCACAAGTGTCTaacttattatttttattcaacATTTCAACATTATAATTAGAACGACTTTgcattatataattcttattattttgtaaagtatcattatacatattatcctgttgtattatattatcatgtAACATAACCTCATCAATTTCATAAACATTTGAAgcatattttctttttttcatattatatggATGATCATATTGATTCAAATCATGTTCctcttcattattttcttctcgttcataatattttttatatatatcatgtACCTGCGCCTTTTCATTCTCCATATATCTTTGCCTAATCACCATACTTCTCCTTTCATAGGTATCATCTTTTTTGTTCAAttctatattataaacatttCTTGATTCTTTAAAATTCTCCATAAAgtcatcattattttctatacATGGACTTCCAAGCACTTCCTTTCTGTTGtaatttatatcataatgTTCTCCTTTATCATAAGAATATGTATTCATAGAATCATGTTTCCATTTTTTACAATATCCTTCTTCTTGCTTTACCAATctattcatattttcttcGTTGGAAAACattcttttcttttgatttttcattttgttattttcaACGTTATGCCCATAAGACATATAATGAGCATCAACATGttcttcatcattttttaattttttatcacCGACATGTACTTCTTCCTGTTCAAATTCATCAGTTTcctttttcttcatatgAACATTTTTATCTCCATATTTCTTGTTGTCAGAGGAACGCATGTTATCATATGTTTGATGACTTTCCATATGTAACAAATCCATAtgatcatttttattaagcATGTCATTATTTTCAACATTCGAATGGAAAAtggatatattattcatatttttatttttgtttttattattaatttcatttgatgaaaaaaaagcatcattcttcttcttattattatttatgttatttttattatgtttcttattatcatttgtattatcTAAACTTTTTCTCTTGGATTGTTTTTTTTGCATATTATTAGAACCCGTTTTTTCTCCATCATTTGAAGCATCATGTTTTTCTTTAGAAAGAAACATATCTTCATTAGGTTCAAAAGTATTGAATATTGTAAATTGTGGATTGAAATTTTCCCATTCCATATCTGAATTATCagcattattattttttttttttgttgttgttgtgcttttctttttatttttctcttcctttttttcattctttGAAAATGTTCCTTTATCCCCATCTGACTGTACATTAGATTCTGCATTAGAATACGCAATAGATTCTACATTAGAATGTACGCCAGATTCTGCATTTGAATATACATTAGATTCGATACCACACTCGGCATTACAATACGTATtagaatttatatttatggatttatttttatctttcCTCACAGAAGAATTAGCATCTATAATAgatgttttatttaaagTTTTTGTTAAATCATTAGgatcatttatattttcaaaagtagatttatctttaaatggagtttttatttcttcattaaTTTGTTCGCTATCcatttctttattttgttcattaATTTGTTCGCTATCcatttctttattttgttcattaATTTGTTCCTTGttcatttctttattttgttcattgttcatttctttatttacatttttcaTATCCCTTTTTGTATCCTTCCTTCTATCGTGGATTCCATTAGTTTTACTATCCCTCTTTTTATCATTTGTATTACTACCTTTACtatctctttttttttcattagTATCCTTTTGTTTACTCTCTCCTCTCTTTTTGTCTACTGAATCCTTTGCTTTACTATCTCTCTTCATTTCATTAACATCCTTTGATTTACTATCcctttttttgtaattGGTATCCTTTGgtttatcctttttttcaCTTGAATCTgtctttttatttactttttttttctctcCACCTTTATCTTTACTCAAATCAACAACGTTAGTTACATTTAAAGTCTGTTCAATATTAAATAAGGCAAATCCATGATTATTccttttattaatatcatcATACTTACAAAAGGGTTGTGTAACTATTGGAATGGTAGATTCATAcatatctttattattttccttattataattatttcttattatgTCTAGAATTCTTAAATTAACTTGATTATTGGTTGAATCTAACGTGTCATATTCCCTTAAATAATTTGTAAAACTctcaaaataataatcatcatctttaaaattattattgagattattcatattattaagattattcatattattagGATTATTCGTATTATTAAgattattcatattattaagattattcatattattaggattattcatattattaggattattcatattattaggattattcatattattaagaTTATTCATATTACTCAAATTATTGTTGTTACCTGGAgtgttattattactaggaattttttttttttcaatacTTGCTTGCGcaacattttttatacgATCTCCTCTAACCATTTCATTATTTGACATGTcgttcatattttttaaagtatacaattcattatttgtttctgtttttttcttcgagtttttatttgtttttccatccttaaaaattttactattactacaattattattattattatcattattattgttgcTGCTGATGTTGTTACTGTTTATGGTActtttgttcatattactatttattatattcgTAACATTTGAAATGATCGGtttacttatttttttacttttcaccgattttgtttttttttctgtatTAGGGTCATCGTCTATACTATTATCGTTACTAAGGctatttcttttttcccCTTTAGATATAgcatttttctttttcttttttttatcatcatcattattattattattgttgttgttcttattattgttattattattattattattattattattattgttattattattattattattgttattattattattattattattattattattgttattattattattgttgttgttgttcCCACCTCCACCGGTgttactattatttttattattattattgttattattattgttattattatcattattgttattattatcattattattattatcattattattgttgttatcattattatcattatttcTATTGTGCGAATCCCCAGAATCGTTCGGGGAGTCATTACGAGATGCCTCGTCCTTATGAACACGACATAAGTTATTACTATTACCCTGAGAAATAATGTCCGTAGAAGTTAATATAGGTAAAGTCTTATGGAACACTGTATATACATCagaataaataagaatTTCAAAAGATTTTATAAATCTTTCTATAActttcataaatatatagagtaatatatttacaatagatgaaaattttatatgacACCATTGGTTATCATAAAGGTTACATTTGTTCTTATAATTACTTTTGCATGAATATTGTTTTCTCTCATCTAATAATTTGGAGAGAGAATCTTTTGTTGTTAATTGTTTACAGAATGAGTAAACAGAACAATTTAAAATGTGAATAACATCTGgtgttttattattattattattattattattatgtttaatattatatttattattattattattgttattattattattgttgttgttgttattatgtTCAATTATATTACCATAttcatcatataaatatttaattttgGGTGTTATTCTATTCTTAACTTTTTTATCTACATGTTGATaattatcttttatttgttttgGTTTTACAACCTTGAATtctatttctttttcaatCATATCATAATTAGGACCTATATTACTTATATctattttaatattataataaaatggtTTTAATCGTAATTTAAAAACGTCtaattgtattatatatacagaTCCATTAGAAGCTCCGATAACTAATTGATCATATTTTTCTGACCAACTTAAATCCACAGCACATGTCTGTTCTTCTAAAAGATTCtgaataattaaaaaacaaCGTGcatatttattcattttcttttttctttttaatatcgatttttttttttccactgaatatttattaaaattttttttgcCCTCACTTAAACAAATCACACTGTTCTTATAATTCATGGTGTTCACACTGTTCATGGTGTTTACACTGTTCATATTGTTCACATTATTCACATTGTTCACATTATTCACATTGTTCACATTATTCACATTGTTCACATTATTCACACTGctcttattattaatatctttCATATGAGATGTCGATTTTCTCTTCAATCTCTTCAAAAAGATTTTCCAAAACGATATAACCCCGTTATCACTACATTGACAATACAAActgtataatttttttttttgaacaTCGATAAATACCTTCTGTCCTATTTTGGCTAGTCGTATACAACTTCCATGTCCATCCATAAATATTCTATTtctattaattttttcgttatttttaatttttaataagaTTCCACAATTGCGTCCATTATTAGGAATATGAGTAATGCTAGCATATTTACCAAATGTATCAAAGTAAATATGACGAATAGTAGGAgtatctatatttttatattttttattcatattttcttcatatatataatgaaaatattcTCTTGTTAATGGTTGTGTAGAAGTTACAAAATCATTATGTATACTTCTTTTCTTGTCATGTGTATAATGAGACATATTGATATTGTTGATATGGTTCATATTGTTGATATGGTTCATATTGTTGATATGGTTCATATTGTTGATATGGTTCACATTGTTGATATGGTTCACATTGTTGATATGGCTCACATTGTTGATATGGCTCACATTGTTGATATTATTCATTccatttattataaaatcctcatttatatttgtttttatatttttctcatAAAAATTACCACAATAATTTTTCGTATCTCcagatatattaatttttttccataAACATGTAATATTATCACTACTCTGTGCTATGATTGAATTATTACTAGGATGAAAGCATACGCCTTTAATATTTTCGGTAGTACCATTAACAAATAATTTGTGTACAATAATAGAT is part of the Plasmodium reichenowi strain SY57 chromosome 12, whole genome shotgun sequence genome and harbors:
- a CDS encoding hypothetical protein (conserved Plasmodium protein, unknown function); this translates as MYIEKLNLNSENEKITSLDFQAHSDMNRLAISSLHQIKIYHIPLKDKCLRNNKINIELLFVSNDHKLVYINTIRWSFNGLFLASCDSGGTLVCYELDLNKKKIMDEIKKNNENNNNNMNNNNMNNLNNMNNLNNNNNNNNNNNMNNMNNINNNNMNNMNNINNNNMISTYSSIGNKEEWKMTKCVKIPESGEIFDLSWSRDNEHVVCGVSKGVVYIFNLRRSIIVHKLFVNGTTENIKGVCFHPSNNSIIAQSSDNITCLWKKINISGDTKNYCGNFYEKNIKTNINEDFIINGMNNINNVSHINNVSHINNVNHINNVNHINNMNHINNMNHINNMNHINNINMSHYTHDKKRSIHNDFVTSTQPLTREYFHYIYEENMNKKYKNIDTPTIRHIYFDTFGKYASITHIPNNGRNCGILLKIKNNEKINRNRIFMDGHGSCIRLAKIGQKVFIDVQKKKLYSLYCQCSDNGVISFWKIFLKRLKRKSTSHMKDINNKSSVNNVNNVNNVNNVNNVNNVNNVNNMNSVNTMNSVNTMNYKNSVICLSEGKKNFNKYSVEKKKSILKRKKKMNKYARCFLIIQNLLEEQTCAVDLSWSEKYDQLVIGASNGSVYIIQLDVFKLRLKPFYYNIKIDISNIGPNYDMIEKEIEFKVVKPKQIKDNYQHVDKKVKNRITPKIKYLYDEYGNIIEHNNNNNNNNNNNNNNNKYNIKHNNNNNNNNKTPDVIHILNCSVYSFCKQLTTKDSLSKLLDERKQYSCKSNYKNKCNLYDNQWCHIKFSSIVNILLYIFMKVIERFIKSFEILIYSDVYTVFHKTLPILTSTDIISQGNSNNLCRVHKDEASRNDSPNDSGDSHNRNNDNNDNNNNNDNNNNDNNNNNDNNNNNNNNNNNKNNSNTGGGGNNNNNNNNNNNNNNNNNNNNNNNNNNNNNNNNNNNNNNNNKNNNNNNNNDDDKKKKKKNAISKGEKRNSLSNDNSIDDDPNTEKKTKSVKSKKISKPIISNVTNIINSNMNKSTINSNNISSNNNNDNNNNNCSNSKIFKDGKTNKNSKKKTETNNELYTLKNMNDMSNNEMVRGDRIKNVAQASIEKKKIPSNNNTPGNNNNLSNMNNLNNMNNPNNMNNPNNMNNPNNMNNLNNMNNLNNTNNPNNMNNLNNMNNLNNNFKDDDYYFESFTNYLREYDTLDSTNNQVNLRILDIIRNNYNKENNKDMYESTIPIVTQPFCKYDDINKRNNHGFALFNIEQTLNVTNVVDLSKDKGGEKKKVNKKTDSSEKKDKPKDTNYKKRDSKSKDVNEMKRDSKAKDSVDKKRGESKQKDTNEKKRDSKGSNTNDKKRDSKTNGIHDRRKDTKRDMKNVNKEMNNEQNKEMNKEQINEQNKEMDSEQINEQNKEMDSEQINEEIKTPFKDKSTFENINDPNDLTKTLNKTSIIDANSSVRKDKNKSININSNTYCNAECGIESNVYSNAESGVHSNVESIAYSNAESNVQSDGDKGTFSKNEKKEEKNKKKSTTTTKKKNNNADNSDMEWENFNPQFTIFNTFEPNEDMFLSKEKHDASNDGEKTGSNNMQKKQSKRKSLDNTNDNKKHNKNNINNNKKKNDAFFSSNEINNKNKNKNMNNISIFHSNVENNDMLNKNDHMDLLHMESHQTYDNMRSSDNKKYGDKNVHMKKKETDEFEQEEVHVGDKKLKNDEEHVDAHYMSYGHNVENNKMKNQKKRMFSNEENMNRLVKQEEGYCKKWKHDSMNTYSYDKGEHYDINYNRKEVLGSPCIENNDDFMENFKESRNVYNIELNKKDDTYERRSMVIRQRYMENEKAQVHDIYKKYYEREENNEEEHDLNQYDHPYNMKKRKYASNVYEIDEVMLHDNIIQQDNMYNDTLQNNKNYIMQSRSNYNVEMLNKNNKLDTCEEMRDIKKHKKNEMKKKKKNKNKNKNNNNNNNNKEKDDNYNIKNTNEKMIKKEKDNCNNIENVHYKKIMDKIFILDNRYENCRISCLHENALIKKKKKEKEKGKITQNNHIYNDYNILWQDELLGRMINYIFDNYYIYIITNNNTCDTSLLSIYNLESKLLLDNFLIPLENVCGINIIKTFYLDNNNMYIFFYIYNINGLYYIYQFYNYSIITLLYSFSISELNTSVECINMSIIEKLENNISIGKKQKSYLRNYKNQFLLPKKKTHIKTKLENDQTGNNIKKNNHISFIDDKKNKKKKKKNDVIKNKPNIKEIKKLIKYITFYNNQNENRILLNNMNVHSFNDYNNLGLNQITFLNNNNKKKKYITNGNNNNNNNDNNYDNNNDSNNKCSRRKSYNIKKYINKKNIFNNNNYSPSNSLLKTKMNKKIYNKKYTQLKPYAPLIGTKNYINMKNSLRPSCCNDMNQFHILRRMPISKSGADINLINNEKRNKKMKTKNVALGKKSYINEYFNKNIHGYDLIYDFIYRKKSFFYSYMCIYIFLKNGHIYLIRRNLMIKDKDERFIELNEHISQNNGITLISRLDNIYYDKSLYCDIDLRHGKDDTEEDYLGDNMCGDNMCGDNMCGDNMCGDNMCGDNMCGGNMCGDNMCGGNMCGGNMCGDNIYDDNTCDDNIYEQCHSDIEKHIYSHDDHHYHKHHERRRTLRWRGYKDAKLNSPFVDDLLYEKEKMNKECNQLIFSRHLDKEHYLYGKNIHLFDNLQQIQKRGMRNVFTYGNFFNIYNFDLKKLLLSERKIKKIKNNKEDYFQDYLEREHADEVNKDNKDNKDNKDNKNNVQLRERNEHNMNYKINKENVDSVQIIDDTQHFYNTEEKEKEKNKASYFMKNYYNVSKKLNNETLKEDDNIYSIHLEDHNKIQDIYNQVSYNEYEPNNLNPSFIRPKLIRTNSLPATLSSSFLTGTQSNSLINQNDHNDFFSSSYSSSNDITSDILTAQSCNLESDEESEEFHDIASSNFLSDTSVDMSQDVSLDMSQDVSPDMSQDVSPDMSPDMSQDVSPDMSPDMPLDMPLDVSHPIPPVCNNSTLGIQVKKEKNKSEERDGRKGKRKGKKKESSSNNKKNNNSKEQIKKKGHNNKMKNLSLKDKPYVDDDNVPRPFTVFNKFVYKNFPDIFNCLQTWNKQDTDIKTNKLSKENVYVKTIKYLELQMKYSIYIMNKKAFLNYLYIYFKFLVEYLDISRIHQTFLYFIHTTLNHCQKYFSNFDIYFQNIQAPYWSDTNSLLSMNVHFFFIVLFAYYNFLVPLYILLCRKETKKMYYSFLKFIKEMQNAIFYIQKIFHNHFHKLCL
- a CDS encoding hypothetical protein (conserved Plasmodium protein, unknown function), producing MYNIVYIFFYLIVIFCIQWESVVSISISPQKRYSHNSLKNYINEGERKKKIYLFNEKNNKFLFMSYMKKKKKKTHTGRKENLYTHKKKKRKEYYTYNNIYKDIINNLFKRDIYSKLYNNIKYKHKSIPFNKKFIYHNKNLLFYSYIYEHFLASFASLASREKKKKKIITIKKKKYNNNRKNGKIFLDTFNSNEYEEEQEELELDPELHESLGGCLENDFQDNYFDTLLGSSEIDYNCDEDKYDKDDVCEETKRKKYYVYGRKYTDKDYNSEHVNKYYKHLPIYSKDDSILSNKNFKRIYESNKMENLERNIREEDLYYPSVPIKWKLYVGIFFDKKYNYENDEDKNIYDKFNINIRHKYVLEFLSWVKLSTRIYQNTSKILMLFNLKRNQNIFGNLIFFTSLNLHYANLFMKSNPYIKLGLCEELYLYSYENNSDHFLLGTFPNLSIQKNFLLIKFFNPKKLQDINDLYEKHMRFYIRSNMIFKLGVLKKVPKDKLQDFFLSPHQYLPITNEQTSTVLKKFDEEFKMFENCASVDVNRNSEIQNVEGDKEENSTYNKKVRDDHDEKNEEDFGNDYNNDETFIKYDNSCLAELNIINCKDDEEADEFIQKDPYMRSCFYDSIFVCEAAELSPHIKYSEAYMPKLRSKVNYKYELDTDLNPTECLENKPEYLGNRRLDGKGLNNYNKVDFDILDTFIKLKYTNQEVQLEDSTYNENDKFREYNGKKEELRDSRKNEQEYTETLRNNSMIINLENNKKMDITKNDEQIGKSYISSYNNIFGNRKNKYVLKSDNNGGKNYRIKIVDYDNDYMDYLCNVQENKILYVKNKYKINILHNNRNKEKYENNDNIENNSYHHIYDTLNEDKKNPFINKEKDIILIDNSLQFFDHIFFKDYLSDYVYISLPPGEYIEDPYTIKDEKNYEFTRFNNSLASQDDFLKRQNYLPSFLKGIWLKKDHSKILFYDKQNNALLFGTGIDKTFSWNKKVDNKIMKRALINMEIALEKIRKGSSVIHEDDITIHNETERIQKEYTDPYTSFKKRFTSVHNHLQTSDGYKDMKPPPGLEYLNPLIWDKTPDEHKKLILDTDKVQEIHSKFLKKLELYKVSIDDDPFIQKVPSESDLLNHSDKVNIEIL